A DNA window from Deltaproteobacteria bacterium contains the following coding sequences:
- a CDS encoding class I SAM-dependent RNA methyltransferase has product MTNSEYLSCSYSSVCSGCSFLHLSKNEVHELRILNLRELGISVPAEHEWIATGRLRDRLEFTLEIDGSGQQRLGLYSKTNREIVDLEGCPQLSEDLEAWLQEFRRDLPPTKRRAAIRLRVSPSGLRGVWIDAANEDLRDLLEESKWFERQLEAGIVVEAGQKRKRVALRESATSTSEDSKRKVGLIDAVTEAWFETSANPPIKVFGSVGTFTQPGFKAGKKLVSTVQSHLEQVATEKTHRITELGCGSGTFTLALLKLGYQIQAFEFDLSAITALEKGYTAAGFEGKKDSRLQVFRGDFIQSAKAFDEARKRDSEQATELSEGQRKDVLLVDPPRTGLGSFLDRILSLENYKGAPWVYVSCFPESFAKDLQLLQRHGYKLGRLSIVEQFPFTKHYEIVATIELF; this is encoded by the coding sequence ATGACCAACTCCGAGTACCTCTCGTGTTCTTATAGCAGCGTGTGCTCTGGCTGCTCCTTCCTGCACCTTTCAAAGAACGAAGTCCACGAGCTTCGAATTCTGAACTTGCGCGAGCTTGGAATTTCAGTTCCTGCCGAACACGAATGGATTGCCACAGGCCGGTTGCGCGATCGATTGGAGTTTACTTTAGAGATCGACGGCAGCGGACAGCAGAGGCTTGGACTTTATTCAAAAACCAATCGAGAAATCGTAGACCTCGAAGGCTGTCCGCAGCTATCTGAAGATCTTGAAGCCTGGTTACAAGAATTTAGACGCGACTTGCCGCCGACGAAACGAAGAGCGGCGATTCGACTGCGTGTCTCGCCTTCCGGATTACGCGGAGTTTGGATTGACGCCGCCAATGAAGATCTACGTGATTTGTTGGAAGAGAGTAAATGGTTCGAGCGCCAACTAGAGGCCGGAATCGTGGTTGAGGCCGGACAAAAAAGAAAACGCGTCGCACTTCGCGAGTCAGCCACATCAACCTCAGAAGATAGTAAAAGAAAAGTTGGTCTCATCGACGCGGTTACTGAGGCCTGGTTCGAAACCTCGGCAAACCCGCCCATAAAAGTGTTCGGTTCAGTTGGCACATTCACTCAACCTGGGTTTAAAGCGGGAAAAAAGCTCGTCTCGACCGTCCAATCACATCTTGAACAAGTAGCGACAGAAAAAACTCACCGAATTACTGAGCTCGGATGTGGTAGTGGCACCTTTACTCTTGCTTTACTTAAACTTGGGTATCAAATCCAGGCGTTTGAATTTGATCTCTCTGCAATTACTGCCTTAGAAAAAGGTTATACTGCTGCTGGGTTTGAAGGAAAAAAAGATAGTCGCTTACAGGTGTTTCGCGGCGACTTCATTCAGTCAGCTAAGGCATTTGACGAAGCCCGCAAGCGTGATTCCGAGCAAGCCACCGAACTTTCGGAGGGTCAACGGAAGGACGTTCTTTTGGTTGATCCGCCCAGAACAGGATTAGGTTCGTTTCTCGATAGAATTCTTTCGCTTGAAAACTATAAAGGCGCGCCGTGGGTCTACGTCTCGTGTTTCCCAGAAAGCTTTGCCAAAGACCTTCAACTGCTTCAGCGACATGGATACAAACTTGGTCGGCTTTCAATCGTCGAACAATTTCCGTTTACAAAACATTACGAAATCGTGGCGACAATTGAATTGTTTTAG
- a CDS encoding transporter: MKFNVQGRRCSTPNSIALKSVSLVRLFACFVAFAVVRPVSAMDSTEVLPESINSPSVRMGVVSGIGMKFLSNGDLMSLGDLNSIEFNISNLRQFEPRVNELVAVLNQFGSQRLGDQLSLGVLRVDTTPEVRYLAPVYAIGLTKQWTVGFGLPILQYKNRIRLQQSGSNLEAIRAEVGNASADLNQAFDQLSVDLAVVAQDQLVKKGYKPLTDRDESQIGDLQLVSLVEMNKEEKFSTQLKTLLAVPTGQGDDPDDLADLGAYGYTAIENQLLGNYNLSAKWKAAAKIGYRYTLPDRVVRRVPLNEADTLPGPETKQTVNRRSGDALFGGGSLTYSFSQELNIGLGWEFTRKGGDAYTGNVPLRYDLIDGRDSSSDRLRFGISYSSIESFFAGKAMLPSIIAYEFSDNISGVNVERMAIHEIWLQLFF; this comes from the coding sequence GTGAAATTCAATGTTCAAGGACGGCGGTGCTCTACGCCGAACTCAATAGCCCTGAAGTCTGTCAGTCTGGTGAGACTGTTTGCTTGCTTTGTGGCTTTCGCGGTTGTGCGTCCAGTTTCTGCGATGGATTCGACGGAGGTTTTACCAGAGTCGATTAATTCACCGTCGGTTCGAATGGGCGTAGTGTCTGGTATCGGTATGAAGTTTCTGTCTAACGGGGACCTAATGTCGCTGGGGGATTTAAATTCTATTGAATTCAACATTTCAAATCTTCGCCAGTTCGAGCCGCGAGTAAACGAACTGGTCGCGGTGTTAAATCAGTTTGGCAGCCAGCGACTGGGTGATCAACTTTCGTTGGGTGTGTTGCGGGTCGATACCACTCCGGAAGTCCGCTATCTCGCCCCCGTCTACGCAATCGGACTCACGAAGCAGTGGACAGTGGGCTTTGGCCTTCCAATCTTACAGTATAAAAATAGGATTCGCCTTCAGCAGTCGGGCTCTAATCTCGAAGCTATACGTGCGGAAGTTGGAAATGCATCAGCAGATCTCAATCAAGCGTTTGATCAACTGAGTGTTGATCTCGCGGTCGTCGCGCAAGATCAACTGGTGAAAAAAGGATATAAGCCTTTGACCGATCGAGATGAAAGTCAGATTGGCGATTTGCAGCTGGTTAGTCTGGTTGAGATGAATAAGGAGGAGAAGTTTTCGACCCAGCTGAAAACGCTCCTAGCTGTGCCGACTGGTCAAGGTGATGATCCCGATGATCTTGCGGACTTGGGCGCGTATGGTTATACGGCTATTGAAAATCAATTGCTGGGTAACTATAATTTAAGTGCTAAATGGAAAGCCGCGGCTAAAATTGGCTACCGCTATACGTTGCCGGACCGAGTGGTGCGACGAGTTCCCCTAAATGAGGCGGACACGCTTCCGGGACCCGAGACAAAGCAAACAGTTAATCGTCGGTCAGGCGATGCTCTTTTCGGCGGCGGCAGTTTGACCTATTCCTTTTCGCAGGAGTTGAACATCGGTCTCGGCTGGGAGTTTACACGAAAGGGCGGAGATGCCTACACGGGTAACGTACCCCTTCGTTACGACCTGATTGATGGACGGGACTCCAGCTCCGATCGGCTTCGATTTGGGATTAGTTACTCGAGTATCGAATCTTTTTTCGCTGGCAAAGCGATGCTTCCGTCAATTATTGCATATGAATTCTCTGACAACATAAGTGGCGTGAACGTAGAAAGGATGGCGATTCATGAAATCTGGCTTCAGCTGTTCTTCTAG